A DNA window from Carnobacterium funditum DSM 5970 contains the following coding sequences:
- a CDS encoding peptidoglycan-binding protein, protein MSNQIEKRFIAIKQYPLTDSRIIIAHESGNALNTGKNALENEIAFMSKQALKGGAFVSHWVGNGGQIIQLSKTGFVQYGAGANANSYAYAQVELARTLDPIIFKKDYLAYVWLLKKLANEAHIPRTLNTGNTMKEKGIKTHHWVSSYLGGTNHRDPDDYLASFGISLSQFAFDLANHPEEDLFQTPAKKTTHMVIVGDTLWSIAKKQRTTVTWLKKLNNLSSNQINIGTVLKITNGEFHSIAVDHSLNKRTDIIKSIQTNCGTIVDGRFGPITKKALLCLFQEAIPVKVDGLWGTETATLARNIQFGIRGNDVYAVQAMLFGLGYEVVGVPDCIAGKLTKKAILLFQKNSRLLCDGIAGKQTLSLLFQ, encoded by the coding sequence ATGTCTAATCAAATTGAAAAGAGATTTATTGCTATTAAACAATATCCGTTAACTGATTCAAGAATCATTATAGCTCACGAGTCAGGCAATGCTCTTAACACTGGAAAAAATGCACTAGAAAATGAAATCGCTTTTATGTCTAAACAAGCCTTAAAAGGAGGAGCTTTCGTCAGCCATTGGGTTGGCAATGGAGGTCAAATAATTCAACTAAGTAAAACAGGATTTGTTCAATATGGAGCGGGTGCAAATGCAAACTCTTATGCTTATGCTCAAGTAGAGTTAGCTCGTACATTAGATCCCATAATTTTTAAAAAAGATTACCTTGCTTATGTTTGGCTTTTAAAAAAATTAGCAAACGAGGCACATATTCCAAGAACATTAAATACCGGCAATACGATGAAAGAAAAAGGAATCAAAACACACCACTGGGTTTCTTCCTATTTAGGAGGAACGAATCATCGTGATCCTGATGATTATTTAGCTAGTTTTGGTATCAGCCTATCTCAATTTGCTTTTGATTTAGCAAATCATCCAGAAGAAGATCTTTTTCAAACGCCAGCAAAAAAAACAACTCATATGGTTATAGTTGGAGACACTTTATGGAGCATAGCAAAAAAACAACGAACGACAGTAACTTGGCTGAAGAAATTAAACAACTTATCTTCTAACCAAATCAATATCGGAACAGTTCTTAAGATAACTAATGGGGAATTCCATTCAATCGCTGTTGATCATTCTTTAAATAAACGCACAGATATCATTAAAAGTATTCAGACAAACTGTGGGACAATTGTTGACGGTCGATTTGGACCAATTACTAAAAAAGCTCTTCTTTGCTTATTTCAAGAAGCAATACCTGTCAAGGTGGATGGATTATGGGGGACTGAAACCGCTACCTTGGCAAGAAACATTCAATTCGGTATAAGAGGAAATGATGTCTATGCTGTTCAAGCTATGCTTTTCGGGTTGGGATACGAAGTTGTAGGCGTTCCAGATTGCATCGCTGGTAAGCTAACAAAGAAAGCCATTTTATTATTTCAAAAAAATAGTCGTCTTCTATGCGATGGTATTGCAGGTAAACAGACCTTATCCTTATTATTTCAGTGA
- a CDS encoding general stress protein: MDRIVEGTYTSTDEAVKAVERLLNEGYLAEELLIITDEKHEDELEELTLVDVESVEEDEGEEEESLWDKIKETFRMGDYSKESETDTLVEHGVDPETAEHFNDSLENHEIIILTNSTAPAHSEQLSTVNEEVLKNEDDTSSSYNDQSEPSEIATKESMDPATGEGEPFDPSKSQSAREDVPGTSTASSPDKELGQDNKQDKNKQTNDEAPQLTGDEKSVDAEDSNHVYPDNISKGVVGEQTDENPTVGSEPKKEEHPDPHKDIPESDAYYSNKFEDAGGKTIKDDEK; encoded by the coding sequence ATGGATAGAATAGTAGAAGGAACGTATACGTCAACAGATGAAGCAGTAAAAGCAGTTGAGAGGCTATTAAATGAAGGCTATTTAGCTGAAGAACTATTGATTATTACGGATGAAAAACACGAAGATGAATTGGAAGAATTGACTCTAGTTGATGTTGAATCAGTCGAAGAAGATGAAGGTGAAGAGGAAGAATCACTTTGGGATAAAATCAAAGAGACTTTTCGAATGGGTGATTATAGTAAAGAAAGTGAAACCGATACACTAGTCGAACATGGTGTTGATCCTGAAACAGCAGAACATTTTAATGATTCATTGGAAAATCATGAAATTATTATACTGACAAATAGCACAGCGCCTGCTCATTCAGAACAATTATCAACAGTAAATGAAGAAGTTCTAAAAAATGAAGACGACACAAGCTCAAGCTACAACGATCAATCTGAACCTAGCGAAATAGCTACTAAAGAATCAATGGATCCTGCTACGGGAGAAGGAGAACCATTTGATCCTTCCAAGTCTCAGTCTGCAAGAGAAGATGTTCCTGGCACATCGACGGCCTCTTCACCAGATAAAGAGCTAGGACAAGACAATAAACAAGATAAAAATAAACAAACTAATGATGAAGCCCCTCAATTAACTGGTGATGAAAAATCAGTTGATGCAGAAGATAGCAACCATGTATATCCTGACAATATTAGTAAGGGTGTTGTTGGAGAACAGACTGATGAGAATCCGACAGTGGGGTCAGAGCCCAAAAAAGAAGAACATCCAGATCCGCACAAAGATATTCCGGAAAGTGATGCTTATTACAGTAATAAATTTGAAGATGCTGGTGGGAAAACAATTAAAGACGACGAAAAATAA
- a CDS encoding SDR family oxidoreductase produces the protein MGQAIAIAFAKEGADVAILHLESEQDASYTEKRIKEIGQEVLVLKGDIGDESVAEDAIAKVITKWGTLDILVNNAGEQHYQEKIGDVTAAQLDRTFRTNVFGMFYLTKAAMPYLSTGASIINTSSITAYRGSSTLLDYSATKGAIVSFTRSFSGNQEVIDKKIRVNTVAPGPIWTPLIPATFPDKKLEKWGEDGSIARPGHPFELAPAYVYLASSDSSYVTGQTIHVNGGVVVNG, from the coding sequence ATTGGCCAAGCAATAGCCATTGCTTTTGCAAAAGAGGGCGCTGATGTTGCCATTCTCCATTTAGAATCAGAGCAAGACGCCTCATATACTGAAAAAAGAATCAAAGAAATTGGGCAAGAAGTCTTGGTTCTCAAAGGTGATATTGGAGATGAATCCGTTGCTGAAGATGCCATTGCAAAAGTAATTACTAAATGGGGTACGCTAGATATATTAGTAAACAACGCAGGTGAGCAACATTACCAAGAAAAAATAGGAGATGTAACCGCAGCACAGTTAGATCGTACTTTTCGAACAAATGTATTCGGTATGTTTTATCTAACTAAAGCGGCAATGCCATATTTATCGACAGGTGCTTCAATTATTAATACTTCTTCAATTACGGCTTATCGTGGCAGTTCAACTTTACTAGATTATTCTGCTACTAAAGGAGCAATCGTATCTTTCACCCGGTCTTTTTCAGGGAATCAAGAAGTAATCGATAAAAAAATTAGAGTGAACACGGTAGCACCAGGCCCTATTTGGACACCGTTAATTCCTGCGACTTTCCCTGATAAAAAATTAGAAAAATGGGGCGAAGATGGATCGATAGCCCGCCCTGGACATCCATTTGAATTAGCACCTGCGTATGTTTATCTAGCCAGTTCTGATTCGAGTTATGTAACAGGACAAACGATTCATGTAAATGGTGGCGTAGTTGTAAATGGTTAA
- a CDS encoding general stress protein, giving the protein MSKVVESAYHTVDETISAVERLLSEGRVTGDVIIVTSDENYSDIQNRTLVEVDKVSADGDMNIWEKFKDMFADVGQDKALEHYGIDKQTALRYNDVLKSGNYVVLVEEMKDIPIRQNLEDGPKELGKSSTEQKKNEVNNERGQIENPLQGKPKDTTEYRTEDIHETAVEDSEDLPRFSGNSITGQPFVDPLQDKESE; this is encoded by the coding sequence ATGAGTAAAGTAGTTGAATCAGCTTATCATACAGTAGATGAAACAATTTCTGCTGTAGAGCGTTTATTAAGTGAAGGTCGTGTGACGGGTGACGTTATTATTGTTACAAGCGATGAAAATTATTCTGATATTCAGAATCGAACACTCGTTGAAGTAGATAAAGTTTCTGCTGATGGAGACATGAATATATGGGAAAAATTTAAAGACATGTTTGCTGACGTTGGCCAAGATAAAGCGTTGGAGCATTATGGCATCGACAAACAAACAGCCTTACGGTACAATGACGTTTTGAAATCTGGAAATTATGTTGTTCTTGTGGAAGAGATGAAAGATATTCCTATTCGTCAAAATTTAGAAGACGGCCCTAAAGAATTAGGTAAATCGAGTACAGAACAAAAAAAGAACGAGGTAAATAATGAACGAGGCCAAATTGAAAATCCTCTACAAGGAAAACCAAAAGATACAACTGAATATAGAACAGAAGACATACACGAAACAGCTGTTGAAGATTCTGAAGATTTACCGCGTTTTAGTGGGAATTCAATTACTGGACAACCATTTGTTGATCCATTACAAGATAAAGAATCGGAATAA
- the recX gene encoding recombination regulator RecX → MPDDLLKKIISSNNTTPSEGLPQITKIETQKRKGRYNIYLDENYAFPVDEAILVKYALYKGMEIADDFREELESENGFRKAYTRSLNYLNYGLRSEKEVRDDLAKHEFSEVADEVIEKLEEQGYLDDLMYAESFTRTGANVGGKGPRVIKQELKRRGIAEENIEKATEQYPFDQMVENGVQLAEKVIRRSSQHSTRETNNKLRQNLMQKGFDTDVITQVLAEVTVEKEEDEEYAAIKTQGDKIWRKQAKLKGYKKIQKVKSSLFQKGFAGDLINQFIEEKELEDQNE, encoded by the coding sequence ATGCCAGACGATTTATTAAAAAAAATTATCTCTTCAAATAATACAACGCCTAGTGAAGGGTTACCACAAATAACTAAAATTGAAACACAAAAACGAAAAGGTCGTTACAATATATATTTAGATGAAAATTATGCTTTTCCAGTAGATGAAGCTATTTTAGTGAAGTATGCTTTATACAAAGGTATGGAGATTGCTGATGATTTCCGAGAGGAATTAGAATCAGAAAATGGCTTTAGAAAAGCCTATACGAGATCTTTAAATTACTTGAATTATGGGCTGCGTTCTGAAAAGGAAGTTCGTGATGATTTGGCAAAGCACGAATTTTCAGAAGTGGCAGATGAAGTCATTGAAAAATTAGAAGAACAAGGGTATTTGGATGACTTAATGTATGCAGAAAGTTTTACTCGTACTGGAGCAAATGTTGGTGGAAAAGGTCCTCGCGTTATTAAGCAAGAATTAAAAAGGCGTGGAATAGCCGAAGAGAATATTGAAAAAGCCACTGAACAGTATCCTTTTGACCAAATGGTTGAAAATGGTGTTCAACTTGCCGAAAAAGTTATTCGTCGTTCTTCACAGCATTCTACACGTGAAACCAATAATAAGCTGCGTCAAAACTTAATGCAAAAAGGGTTTGATACAGATGTGATTACTCAGGTTTTAGCAGAAGTAACAGTAGAAAAAGAAGAAGATGAAGAGTATGCAGCTATAAAAACACAAGGGGATAAAATTTGGCGTAAACAAGCTAAATTAAAGGGTTATAAAAAAATCCAGAAAGTTAAAAGTAGTCTATTTCAAAAGGGATTTGCAGGAGATTTAATCAATCAATTTATTGAGGAAAAAGAATTGGAAGATCAAAACGAATGA
- the mutY gene encoding A/G-specific adenine glycosylase, whose translation MKKITEQNEMNALLQSSGIQMWPQEKIEQFRATLLSWYDIEKRALPWRINNDPYRIWVSEIMLQQTRVDTVIPYYLNFMKQFPTIKELSEANEDKLLKAWEGLGYYSRVRNMQKAAQQIMVNYDGEMPRDPKEIIKLSGIGPYTAGAIASMAFDLPEPAVDGNVMRVLSRLFEIDADIAKPASRKIFEAVMREIIDPYKPGDFNQAFMDLGSSICTPKNYHPELSPIKEFNASYINETWINYPVKSKKKKAVPVYYNGFLIENEKGEFLLEKRPKEGLLANMWIFPLLEEKKFEQEKHQQIEAYDLEDKEQAKKQRLMDLQTKLIETYQVRPTLMKKPFAEVTHIFSHLKWTILAYYGKLFSDEIVLPESCSWIHPEDFEKYTFPGPQTKLWQSYLLYKNKK comes from the coding sequence ATGAAAAAAATAACAGAACAAAATGAAATGAATGCTTTATTGCAAAGTTCCGGTATTCAAATGTGGCCACAAGAAAAAATAGAACAATTCAGAGCAACTTTATTGAGTTGGTATGACATAGAAAAAAGAGCACTACCATGGAGAATAAATAATGATCCCTATCGTATTTGGGTATCCGAGATTATGTTACAACAAACACGTGTTGATACGGTTATTCCCTATTATCTGAACTTCATGAAACAATTTCCGACGATTAAAGAATTATCAGAAGCGAATGAAGATAAGTTATTAAAAGCTTGGGAGGGTTTGGGTTATTACTCACGTGTACGCAACATGCAAAAAGCAGCTCAACAAATCATGGTTAATTATGATGGTGAGATGCCTCGTGATCCAAAAGAAATTATTAAATTAAGCGGTATTGGACCATACACTGCCGGGGCAATTGCTAGTATGGCATTTGATTTGCCAGAACCAGCAGTAGATGGAAACGTGATGCGAGTTTTAAGTCGTCTGTTTGAAATTGATGCAGATATTGCTAAACCAGCTAGTCGTAAAATATTCGAGGCAGTTATGAGAGAAATTATCGATCCTTACAAACCAGGTGATTTTAATCAAGCCTTTATGGATTTAGGTTCGAGTATTTGTACTCCTAAAAACTACCATCCAGAATTAAGCCCAATTAAAGAATTTAATGCCTCTTATATTAATGAAACATGGATTAATTATCCTGTGAAAAGCAAAAAGAAAAAAGCTGTTCCAGTTTATTATAATGGTTTTTTAATTGAGAATGAGAAAGGCGAATTTTTGTTAGAAAAACGACCTAAAGAAGGATTATTGGCTAATATGTGGATTTTTCCGTTGTTAGAAGAAAAAAAGTTTGAACAAGAAAAACACCAACAAATAGAAGCTTATGATTTAGAAGATAAAGAACAAGCCAAAAAACAAAGACTAATGGATTTGCAAACAAAATTGATCGAAACTTATCAAGTGAGACCAACTTTAATGAAAAAACCATTTGCTGAAGTGACTCATATTTTTAGTCATTTGAAATGGACCATTTTGGCTTATTATGGAAAGCTATTCAGTGATGAGATTGTCTTACCAGAAAGTTGTAGTTGGATTCACCCTGAGGATTTTGAAAAGTACACGTTCCCAGGTCCACAAACGAAATTGTGGCAAAGTTACTTGTTATACAAGAATAAAAAATGA
- the ntdP gene encoding nucleoside tri-diphosphate phosphatase — translation MQVPKEGEYITIQSYKHDGSLHRTWRDTMVLKTSDQSLIGCNDHTLVTESDGRRWLTREPAIVYFHKHYWFNIIAMIRDNGISYYCNLASPYALDEEGLKYIDYDLDIKVFPDGEKRLLDVDEYEDHSKLWGYPDDIDHILKENVKILVEWINEEKGPFSEEYVELWYKRYRQLANK, via the coding sequence ATGCAAGTTCCAAAAGAAGGAGAATACATCACAATCCAAAGCTATAAACATGATGGAAGTTTACACCGTACATGGAGAGACACAATGGTTCTCAAAACAAGTGATCAATCGTTAATTGGTTGCAATGACCATACGCTTGTAACAGAGTCAGATGGCCGACGCTGGCTGACGAGAGAACCAGCAATTGTTTATTTTCATAAGCACTATTGGTTCAATATCATTGCAATGATTCGAGATAACGGGATTTCGTATTACTGCAACCTAGCCTCTCCATATGCTTTGGATGAAGAAGGATTGAAGTATATTGATTATGATCTAGACATAAAAGTGTTTCCTGATGGCGAAAAACGACTATTAGATGTAGATGAGTATGAAGATCATAGTAAATTGTGGGGCTATCCTGATGATATTGACCATATTTTAAAAGAAAACGTTAAAATTTTGGTTGAATGGATCAATGAAGAAAAAGGACCATTTTCTGAAGAGTACGTTGAATTATGGTATAAACGTTATCGTCAATTAGCAAACAAGTAA